The genomic interval GTCGCGATGTTCGACGAACGCTTCTTCCGGTTGTGGACGTTCTACCTGGCGGGTGCGGCAACCGTTTTCGAGCATGGCAGCATGTGCAACTACCAGATCCAGTTCGCCCGCGAACGCACCGCCCTCCCGCTGACGCGCGACTACATGGCCGGCGCGGAACGGCGTCTGCTGGAAGCCTGACCGGTCCGGTTGCACCCCGCGCGCAGTTCGCGCAATGCCCCGGCCGGTGAACCCGCCCCGCCCCCTCAACCGCCCGGCCGTCTTCGCGCAGGCATGGCCCATCATGCTGGGACAGGCTTCGGTGCCGCTTGTCGGGATCGTCGATACCGCCGTCATCGGGCGGACGGGGGATGCCGTCGGGCTGGCCGGAGTGGCGCTGGGCGCGACCGTCGTGACGCTGGTGTTCTGGACCTTCGGCTTCCTGCGCATGGGCATGACCGGGCTGACGGCGCAGGCGAGTGGATCGAACAACCGGCAGGAGGTCGAGGCGTTGCTCCTGCGCGCGCTGGTGGTCGGTTTCGGGTTCGGACTGGTGCTGCTCGCCTTGAACTGGCCCATTACAAGAGCAGCGCTCGCTATCATGTCCGGCTCCGACGGCGTCGATGCAAGCGCGAGCGGGTACATGCAGGGCCGTTTCATCGGCGCGCCTGCCGCCCTTGCGGTTTACGCCGTCAATGGCTGGCTACTCGGTCTTGGCCGCACACGCGCTGCGCTGACGCTGCAGATCGTCATGAACCTCGCCAACATCGCACTCGACGTAGGTTTCGTGTGGGGCTTGCATCTCGGGGCATTCGGCGTCGGCCTCGGCACGGCCTGCGCGGAGTGGCTCGCCTTCGCGCTCGGCATCCTGATCGTGGGCCGGGTAGCGGGCGGCGGTATCCTCGCCCTCGTGCGTCGCACCCCGCGGGCAGCCCTGATGGACCGTGAACGGCTCATCGAACTGTTCGCGGTCAATCGCGACATCATGATCCGCACCATCGCCCTGCTCGTGCTGTTCACCTGGTTCGCCAATGCAGGCGCGCGTCTTGGCGCGGCCTCGCTGGCAGCGAACCATGTGCTGTTGCAGTTCGTCAATTTCTCCGCCTTCGTCCTCGACGCCTTCGCTTTCACCGCCGAGGAGCGCGTCGGGCAGGCCGTGGGACAACGCGACAAGGCCCGGTTCTTACGCGCCGCCCGCCTTACCGCCGAGTTCTCCGCGCTAAGTGGCCTGGTTCTGGCGCTCGTCTTCTGGCTGGCGGGTGATCTGATCATCGGAGCGCTAACGACTGATGCCGACGTTCGGCAGCTCGCGCGCCGGTTCCTGCCATTCGCGGCTCTGGTTCCGCTCGTCGGAATGCCGAGCTGGATGCTAGATGGCGTGTTCATCGGCGCAACCCGCGGCAAGGCGCTTCGCGTGGCGGGGGTGGGGGCGACCGTCCTTTACATCGCGCTGGACTGGCTGTTGCGTCCGTTCGGAAACTGGGGGGTATGGATCGCCTTCCTGACAAGCTACCTGTTGCGCGCCGGCGGGCTTGCGCTGTATCTGCCTGATCTGCTTCAATATCTGGACAGTCCGCCAACTCCCTCCCGCCAACATCGGGGCACGCCAGCACGAGACCAGCCATGACACCCTTCGCAAAACGCCTCGCCCGCTTGTGGACCGCCCTCCTCCTTGCCCTTGCGACGCTGGTCATGGCTGCCCCGGCGCAGGCCGAGGTCGATGTCAGCTTCCATTCGTTCAACGGCTCGGTCCTGTGGGGCCGTTATCCCCATACTTTCGTTGTCATGCGCGGAACGCTCGACGACGGCACTCGGATTGACGAGAATTTCGGCTTCAGCGCGCGCAATTCGGCAGAAGCGATCATGTCCGGCCCCGCCGCGCACATGATCCTGACCGAAACGCCGGAGACGATCGCCGACACCAACCGCCACTTCACGGTCACAGTATCCGATGCCACCTACCGCCGCCTGCGCGCCGAGGTCATCGCCTGGCGCGACTATCCGGGCAAGTATTACGACCTCGACGAACGCAATTGCATTCATTTCGTCGCCCGCATTGCCCAGCTCGTCGGCCTGCGCGCCGATGTGCCGTCCGAATACCTGCGCCGCCCGAAGGCCTGGCTCAACTACGTGATCCGCCGGAACCCGCAACTGCACGCGCGCGAGATCGACTGATTGCCCGCCGGGGGCGGCGCTGCTAGAGGGCGCTTCCCCATGCCTCCGACAGTCGAAAGCGCTTCCTGATGCCCGATATTAGCCGCGTCGTCCTCGCCTATTCGGGCGGTCTCGATACCAGCGTCATCGCCAAGTGGCTGATGGTCGAGAGGGGGCTGGAGGTCGTCACCTTCACCGCGGATCTGGGCCAGGGGGAGGAGATCGAACCCGCCCGGGCCAAGGCCCGCGCAATGGGCATACCTGCCGAGCACATCTTCATCGAGGATCTGCGCGAGGAGTTCGCCCGCGACTTCGTCTTCCCGATGATGCGCGCCAACGCACGCTACGAGGGCGACTACCTGCTCGGCACAAGCATCGCGCGCCCGCTGATTTCCAAACGGCTGGTCGAGATCGCCCGCGAAACGGGTGCCGATGCAATCGCCCACGGTGCCACCGGCAAGGGCAACGACCAGGTCCGTTTCGAACTGTCGGCCTACGCCCTGGACCCCGATATCACCGTCATCGCCCCGTGGCGCGAGTGGAATCTGACGAGCCGCACCGCCCTGGTCGACTGGGCCGAGGCTCATCAGATCCAGGTACCGAAGGACAAGCGCGGTGACAGTCCTTTCTCCACCGATGCCAATCTCCTGCACACCTCGTCGGAAGGCAAGGTGCTCGAGGATCCGTGGGAGGAAACGCCGGACTACGTCTATTCCCGCACGGTCGATCCCCAAGATGCGCCCGACACGCCGGAGACGATCGAGATCGGTTTCGAATGCGGCGATGGCGTATCCCTCAACGCAGAGCGCCTGTCCCCCGCCGAACTGCTCGCCGCGCTCAACGATCTGGGTCGCAGGCACGGCATCGGCCGCCTCGACCTCGTCGAGAACCGCTTCGTCGGCATGAAGAGCCGCGGCATGTACGAGACGCCGGGCGGCGAGATCTACGCCCGCGCCCATCGCGGCATCGAGCAGATCACGCTGGACCGCGGGGCCGCGCACCTCAAGGACGAACTGATGCCGCGCTATGCGGAGCTCATCTACAACGGCTTCTGGTTCAGCCCCGAACGCGAGATGCTGCAAGCGGCGATCGACCTCAGCCAGCAGAGCGTCAACGGAACCGTCCGGCTGAAGCTCTACAAGGGCAATGTCTGGGTCGTCGGCAGGAAGTCGCCCAATACCCTCTATTCGCAAGCGCATGTCACCTTCGAGGATGATGCCGGCGCCTACGACCAGAAGGACGCGGCGGGCTTCATCAAGTTGAACGCCCTGCGCCTGCGCCTGCTCGCCAGACGGGACCGCGGCTGACCTGTCCATCTTCTTTCTGCCTATTGGTTTCGCGCGAAACGCCGGGCTGTTGACTTGTCCACCGCTGTCCACCGCGAAATCGGGGGAAAGTGGATAAGTGATCGCTTGACCCGTTGCGCCGACTCGCCCCGCCGTCGCATCCTGCTTGCGTCGATCGGAGGAAACGGATCGCCACGAACGGACCGCCTGCCGGTCACGAAGGAGCGAAGACCGAACCTGCGAACGACTAGAGGCCGGAGCCTGACGACATCACCGACGGACGAGTCGTGAACAGCTTGCTGTCCACCTGACTGCCCCGAGGTGTGTAGGAAAGCCCCGGTTTCGGAACAGGCTGCCGGATCGGCTGCGGGTCGTTCGCGTTCCACGGCGATCGAGGCGCCAGTTCCGGCACCGGCGCGAGCGCCGGGCGACATACTCCCGGGCCTTCGGGCCAGGGAGGACACGCCAGGCGTCAAGCATCCTGCCCTTCGGGGTGAGATCCACACGTCGGTGAGAGTGGGGTCGGCAGCGATGCCGGCCCCATTTCCGTTGCGGCGTCCCGAATCGCATTGCGACGAACGGGGGAACCGGCTTCCACCCCCGCGCGTTGTGTTCACCAATCCGTTCGCCGCATTTGCGCCTCATTCCGCGACGAAGCGAGCGAGTCCTGCGGCTACCCACCGCCCCTTGGGTGGGATTCGCAACCGACCCCCTGTATCTGCCCTTCCCATGGACGGGAATACCACCATCGGCGCCGCGCGCCGTTCGCTGGCTGCCTTTGCCGTTGTCGCCGCTCTGGCCGCGACCGGTGCGGGGCACGCCGAATCCGCCACCAAGGCGCAGGTCGAGTTCGTCTCCACCGCCGACGCCGACGGGGCACCCACCCGGCATGGCGCCATCTTCGTGCCGAGCGAGCAGGCGCAGTTCGAGGAGGCGTTCAGCGCCTTCGACACGCCTGCCGACGTCGACCTGCCCGACCACGCCGTCGATCTCGACACGATCGAGCCGGCAGAGCCTGCCACGC from Aurantiacibacter spongiae carries:
- a CDS encoding argininosuccinate synthase, producing MPDISRVVLAYSGGLDTSVIAKWLMVERGLEVVTFTADLGQGEEIEPARAKARAMGIPAEHIFIEDLREEFARDFVFPMMRANARYEGDYLLGTSIARPLISKRLVEIARETGADAIAHGATGKGNDQVRFELSAYALDPDITVIAPWREWNLTSRTALVDWAEAHQIQVPKDKRGDSPFSTDANLLHTSSEGKVLEDPWEETPDYVYSRTVDPQDAPDTPETIEIGFECGDGVSLNAERLSPAELLAALNDLGRRHGIGRLDLVENRFVGMKSRGMYETPGGEIYARAHRGIEQITLDRGAAHLKDELMPRYAELIYNGFWFSPEREMLQAAIDLSQQSVNGTVRLKLYKGNVWVVGRKSPNTLYSQAHVTFEDDAGAYDQKDAAGFIKLNALRLRLLARRDRG
- a CDS encoding septal ring lytic transglycosylase RlpA family protein encodes the protein MDGNTTIGAARRSLAAFAVVAALAATGAGHAESATKAQVEFVSTADADGAPTRHGAIFVPSEQAQFEEAFSAFDTPADVDLPDHAVDLDTIEPAEPATRDLGTGVASYYGARFAGRPTASGERFDPSDLTAAHRTLPFGSRVRVTNPRNGNSVIVRINDRGPFHGGRVIDLSRSAAEQVGIVRAGSGSVKLELITS
- a CDS encoding MATE family efflux transporter encodes the protein MNPPRPLNRPAVFAQAWPIMLGQASVPLVGIVDTAVIGRTGDAVGLAGVALGATVVTLVFWTFGFLRMGMTGLTAQASGSNNRQEVEALLLRALVVGFGFGLVLLALNWPITRAALAIMSGSDGVDASASGYMQGRFIGAPAALAVYAVNGWLLGLGRTRAALTLQIVMNLANIALDVGFVWGLHLGAFGVGLGTACAEWLAFALGILIVGRVAGGGILALVRRTPRAALMDRERLIELFAVNRDIMIRTIALLVLFTWFANAGARLGAASLAANHVLLQFVNFSAFVLDAFAFTAEERVGQAVGQRDKARFLRAARLTAEFSALSGLVLALVFWLAGDLIIGALTTDADVRQLARRFLPFAALVPLVGMPSWMLDGVFIGATRGKALRVAGVGATVLYIALDWLLRPFGNWGVWIAFLTSYLLRAGGLALYLPDLLQYLDSPPTPSRQHRGTPARDQP